A genomic window from Balaenoptera acutorostrata chromosome 20, mBalAcu1.1, whole genome shotgun sequence includes:
- the CNP gene encoding 2',3'-cyclic-nucleotide 3'-phosphodiesterase isoform X1 — MNRGFSRKSQTFLPKIFFRKMSSSGPKDKPELQFPFLQDEETVATLQECKTLFILRGLPGSGKSTLARVIVDRYRDGTKMVSADTYKITPGARGAFTEEYKQLDEDLAAYCRRDVRVLVLDDTNHERERLEQLFEMADQYQYQVVLVEPKTAWRLDCAQLKEKNQWQLSADDLKKLKPGLEKDFLPLYFGWFLTKKSSEGLRKAGQAFLEELGNHKAFKRELRHFVSGDEPREKIELVSYFGKRPPGVLHCTTKFCDYGKAAGADEYAQQDVVKKSYCKAFTLTISALFVTPKTTGARVELSEQELALWPNDVDKLSPSDSLSRGSRAHITLGCAGDVEAVQTGVDLLEIVKQEKGGNRGEEVGELSRGKLYSLGSGRWMLNLAKKMEVRAIFTGYYGKGKAVPTRGGRKGGAFQSCTII; from the exons ATG AATAGAGGCTTCTCCCGAAAGAGCCAAACGTTCCTGCCCAAGATCTTCTTCCGCAAAATGTCATCCTCAGGGCCCAAGGACAAGCCAGAGCTGCAGTTTCCCTTCCTGCAGGACGAGGAGACGGTGGCCACACTGCAGGAATGCAAGACACTCTTCATCCTGCGCGGCCTGCCCGGGAGCGGCAAGTCCACGCTGGCCCGGGTCATCGTGGACAGGTACCGGGATGGCACCAAGATGGTGTCTGCCGACACCTACAAGATCACCCCCGGTGCCCGGGGGGCCTTCACCGAGGAGTACAAGCAGCTGGACGAGGACCTGGCTGCTTACTGCCGCCGGGACGTCCGGGTCCTCGTGCTCGATGACACCAACCACGAGCGGGAGCGGCTGGAACAACTCTTTGAGATGGCCGACCAGTACCAGTACCAGGTGGTGCTGGTGGAGCCCAAGACGGCGTGGCGGCTGGACTGTGCCCAGCTCAAGGAGAAGAACCAGTGGCAGCTGTCGGCCGACGATCTGAAGAAGCTGAAGCCTGGGCTGGAGAAGGACTTCCTGCCACTCTACTTCGGCTGGTTCCTGACCAAGAAGAGTTCCGAGGGCCTCCGCAAAGCCGGCCAGGCCTTCCTCGAGGAGCTGGGCAACCACAAGGCCTTCAAGAGGGAGCTGCGACACT TTGTCTCTGGGGATGAGCCCAGGGAGAAGATTGAACTGGTCAGCTACTTTGGGAAGAGACCCCCGGGCGTGCTGCACTGCACAACCAAGTTCTGTGACTATGGGAAGGCCGCTGGGGCAGACGAGTACGCCCAGCAGGAT GTGGTGAAGAAATCCTACTGCAAGGCCTTCACGCTGACCATCTCTGCCCTCTTTGTGACACCCAAGACGACGGGAGCCCGGGTAGAGCTGAGCGAGCAGGAGCTGGCCTTGTGGCCGAACGACGTGGACAAGCTGTCCCCCTCTGACAGCCTGTCGCGGGGCAGCCGCGCGCACATCACCCTGGGCTGCGCGGGTGACGTGGAGGCCGTGCAGACGGGTGTTGACCTGCTAGAGATTGTGAAGCAGGAGAAGGGGGGTAACCGCGGCGAGGAGGTGGGTGAGCTCAGCCGGGGCAAGCTCTACTCCTTGGGCAGTGGGCGCTGGATGCTGAACCTGGCCAAGAAGATGGAGGTCAGGGCCATCTTCACGGGGTACTACGGGAAGGGCAAGGCCGTGCCCACACGGGGCGGCCGCAAGGGTGGCGCCTTTCAGTCCTGCACCATCATCTGA
- the CNP gene encoding 2',3'-cyclic-nucleotide 3'-phosphodiesterase isoform X2, with protein MSSSGPKDKPELQFPFLQDEETVATLQECKTLFILRGLPGSGKSTLARVIVDRYRDGTKMVSADTYKITPGARGAFTEEYKQLDEDLAAYCRRDVRVLVLDDTNHERERLEQLFEMADQYQYQVVLVEPKTAWRLDCAQLKEKNQWQLSADDLKKLKPGLEKDFLPLYFGWFLTKKSSEGLRKAGQAFLEELGNHKAFKRELRHFVSGDEPREKIELVSYFGKRPPGVLHCTTKFCDYGKAAGADEYAQQDVVKKSYCKAFTLTISALFVTPKTTGARVELSEQELALWPNDVDKLSPSDSLSRGSRAHITLGCAGDVEAVQTGVDLLEIVKQEKGGNRGEEVGELSRGKLYSLGSGRWMLNLAKKMEVRAIFTGYYGKGKAVPTRGGRKGGAFQSCTII; from the exons ATGTCATCCTCAGGGCCCAAGGACAAGCCAGAGCTGCAGTTTCCCTTCCTGCAGGACGAGGAGACGGTGGCCACACTGCAGGAATGCAAGACACTCTTCATCCTGCGCGGCCTGCCCGGGAGCGGCAAGTCCACGCTGGCCCGGGTCATCGTGGACAGGTACCGGGATGGCACCAAGATGGTGTCTGCCGACACCTACAAGATCACCCCCGGTGCCCGGGGGGCCTTCACCGAGGAGTACAAGCAGCTGGACGAGGACCTGGCTGCTTACTGCCGCCGGGACGTCCGGGTCCTCGTGCTCGATGACACCAACCACGAGCGGGAGCGGCTGGAACAACTCTTTGAGATGGCCGACCAGTACCAGTACCAGGTGGTGCTGGTGGAGCCCAAGACGGCGTGGCGGCTGGACTGTGCCCAGCTCAAGGAGAAGAACCAGTGGCAGCTGTCGGCCGACGATCTGAAGAAGCTGAAGCCTGGGCTGGAGAAGGACTTCCTGCCACTCTACTTCGGCTGGTTCCTGACCAAGAAGAGTTCCGAGGGCCTCCGCAAAGCCGGCCAGGCCTTCCTCGAGGAGCTGGGCAACCACAAGGCCTTCAAGAGGGAGCTGCGACACT TTGTCTCTGGGGATGAGCCCAGGGAGAAGATTGAACTGGTCAGCTACTTTGGGAAGAGACCCCCGGGCGTGCTGCACTGCACAACCAAGTTCTGTGACTATGGGAAGGCCGCTGGGGCAGACGAGTACGCCCAGCAGGAT GTGGTGAAGAAATCCTACTGCAAGGCCTTCACGCTGACCATCTCTGCCCTCTTTGTGACACCCAAGACGACGGGAGCCCGGGTAGAGCTGAGCGAGCAGGAGCTGGCCTTGTGGCCGAACGACGTGGACAAGCTGTCCCCCTCTGACAGCCTGTCGCGGGGCAGCCGCGCGCACATCACCCTGGGCTGCGCGGGTGACGTGGAGGCCGTGCAGACGGGTGTTGACCTGCTAGAGATTGTGAAGCAGGAGAAGGGGGGTAACCGCGGCGAGGAGGTGGGTGAGCTCAGCCGGGGCAAGCTCTACTCCTTGGGCAGTGGGCGCTGGATGCTGAACCTGGCCAAGAAGATGGAGGTCAGGGCCATCTTCACGGGGTACTACGGGAAGGGCAAGGCCGTGCCCACACGGGGCGGCCGCAAGGGTGGCGCCTTTCAGTCCTGCACCATCATCTGA